The Micropterus dolomieu isolate WLL.071019.BEF.003 ecotype Adirondacks linkage group LG11, ASM2129224v1, whole genome shotgun sequence genomic interval acacaaattctggtacttgagacacaatgaccacaacatgtaactcaTTCACCAACCCCCCACgatgacgacgacgacgacgaggacgaggacgaggacgaggaagGCCAAGGACCGTAATCTCTGATGAGATCCGAGTCACTTTGGTTGCTCATGTGGTCAACCATGGTCTAACaatgagggaggctgggcaaaGAGTACAGCCAAATCTGAGCAGGTATACTGTAGTATCCATCATCCGGACTTTCCGAAATGAGAATAGGTAAGAAATCTACTCTCACTAGCAAATTGCagtactgcatatcaatacagtactcaatgagtacagtagtacagtattgcctgtggactgttctgtaggactgtaaaaatactgtaaagtatgtttcaagtatttaggaaatgtatacctactttgtatttacagtattttactatttgtttgtCAGAACTGAAAGATTACCAACACAAGGTGGTCAGGAATGTCTTCAGTCtcctgaacaggaaactgaaatcataaacatggtcctagaaaacaacgccataacattacagcaaatacaaagaaaaagaatagaaaacaatgacatatttcaaaatattgctagggtaagcttatcaacactggaccgtgtcttgcgcagaaatcatctcaggatgaagcaggtctacagggtgccatttgaacgcaattcagaaagagtcaaagaattgcgatataactatgtgcaagtgagtcccacaattgatgcatacactcaacactgtatacagtaaattatacatatttcaatattgtaatcataatgattGTGCTTCACAATAGTGACCACTCCATGTCCATTTCTGATactgtcatgtgtgtttcagagagtccttgagctagaggtggctgcagtggagcaccagttcatcttcattgatgaggttgggttcaacctcacaaaaagacgaaagaggggaaggaatgtCATCGGCCAGCGTGCCATTGTTGAAGTCCCTGGCCAGTGCGGAGGGaacatcacaatgtgtgcaGCGATTACCCACAACTACCCTTGGCCCCTACAACACCGCCCATCTGATCACATTCCTGGACAccctacacaacacactcattccACCAGATCAGGTAGATGGCCCAGAGCAGCTCAGGTACGTTCTCATTTGGGACAACGTAAGTTTCCACAGGGCTGCTCTGGTTCGTAACTGGTTCACTGCCCACCCAcgctttttagttgtttatctccctccatattctccattcctcaatcctattgaggaatttttttctgcctggagatggaaagtgtatgaccgaaatccacaaacgcgtatacctcttctccaagctatggaggatgcatgtggagatatagcagctgatgcttttcatggctgGAATCGCCATGCTAGGCGATATTTCCCACGCTGCTTGGCCAGGGAAAACATTGCTagtgatgtggatgaggtgctgtggccagaccgcaacagaagagaggatgcagcatagtttgttttttttactgtaactgtgtacagtaaattcttctgtttttgtatgtagtgtatgtgcaactttgtgttggttgggaatggaatgtacactgtgtacattgtttttgtgggacaaataaagtgtatttgtgtgttctgagtataaaaacaatattctcaaatattttacaacacacttatgtatgtactgtctgtagtaagtgtaacactgaaacaaaaaaaaggcctaagtcattatgatgaatggagaagaagtgttttccattcatcatagtgttttacattgagcacatcagtgttcaactggttcttatgaatgtctattcttatgatggtttgtgtgtcatatgaaaacaaaataccattttgagaagaaataacattgttttgaatgtaaagtttcattttgcaggagaattgagGGGGTTTgcgcattgtgtgttttttgatttgtttgtagagttctgagaatgacgcattctttcagaaaatgtgtgtaaacaatcgaaaaactgtaaatgttatttaccttaagattatttgttccattacttttgctcacctaagaatgctgtggtctaatataaacggtgatatgtcctgagttgtttaacacatctagatgtgaataccaggaaatgaaagctgaaattctgaactcttcatactcatcttttgatcttaaacccaaatgtcttcagtgaacaacaaaaacaaaggaatttgccttaccattccaatacttttggaggggactgtaataacacaccaatcagaagcttcaatagataaaagggccagagaggaagaggtgtaggacaccagagaggaggaggaagggcaAGAGGTGGAGAAGGAGAATCTCTGGcgtgtcccagaccaaagacaggatgctggggcagaataatctGTTGTTTGgcgtgttgtactgtacagcacactaaggaataaaacgtgtgcaaatgtacatttgttatttcttttgttgtgttcatcatgtgaaaaggtttttgagggggagaaccacacgCAACATTATTAAtgaccagtttttgtagtattgtctTGAATTgatctcaccagtgtgtcagactgttgtagtgtgtgtgttttcgggcttgtgtgttatgtctgagggcaaagtttggtttttcagcaagattgaaagattttgagtggagagcttcattttgacctgaaaataggatgtttggggaattgggtgagaagttgttttagagtttcgagaaaaagaggcataatttcaagaaatgtgtttaagcaattgagaaaaactgtaatgaccTGTGGCCATGTTGACAGTAGTTCTGTGGAGACCTACGTAAGATACCCTGATGGTTGTGGGTTGAATCAGAGAATGAAACAATTAGGACTTGTTATTAAAGATATATCTGTACTACTATCTTGCACATGTAGATACTTGTACGATTTGATATCTTGATGCATCACGATGCATCACAATGCGTCACCTCTAGGGGTAGGaatttctaggcacctcattacgattatgaggGCTTCGATGCGATTGTAAAACTAATAGGATAAAGATTTATCTTTTccactgtgtgactacttggtacttttaatGCAAAGTATTCATAACAATCCAATTTAGTAGGTatgcagctatttaatgttacttcatataaatgtagctaacataGTACATCATACATagtattattacattattacagcgttattactgaCCTTTGTTGCTGCTATTttcatttctgatgctgctaTTATTAGTATAGATTCAAAAATGGATTGAACTacgcactttacaatgctccagccacAACATGTTCACTCCACCTAAATATCtgctggggtttttttgtctCGTCTACTGTAGTAGCATGTTTGTGTCCTGTCCAGTAAGTTAATTGTATTATTGgattgagcaccatgggccttgagaaacagcatttcttttatttgtgtcctcgatatgtggatgaatggcaacaaacaaactaactagCATCCAAAAAACACcgtgctcagcttccagaccgcagtctgacTTTAATTAACGGAtatgacctacactgtacatgcCAGACTGGAACCTAGCGCTCATGTTTTCCTTTGCTCCACTCGCTTTCAACGTCACCTACCGTCTCCTGTCACATAGAcatcctttgaagaatgaggagaggacgctagctaagcgctaccgtgctgcacagtgtgcgggtgaaaatcattaacgttTTTTTGATTATGTGAAAGTCaagttgacatttgtgaatcgattcagaATCATCAATCAAGTCCACATTGCGATGCATCTAAGactcaattattttccacacccctactTCATACTGTGAACGTTTGCACATTCCTTGGTAAATATTTTGCTCATCCATGCATAAATCAACAGTAATATTctgcatattttttattttatttttttataatgtttaaATAGGTAATGTCTTATTGTCAGTTacccttttatgtttcttgaCTTGCAGTACTTGCTttatctttatattttctacttactatgtttattgttatggcACACCAAGGCAAAATACTTAAATACTACTCTTAACTACGATTAACcttccagagatgctcacaagtctttgagctagagtccaagtcaagtctcaagtcactgagctagtgTCCAAGTCAactctcaagtcactgagctagagtccaagtcaagtcttaaaCTGACTTtgctataagggattctgtaactgtaacctgtttttcatttacagagcacaaccatgtaatgtgcaatgcaatgcaAGCTTATTatctactgtaagtcaacacattccTCAGACTCTCAGACCAGtttaacattaactaaataaaactgtaatgttacatgataAACCTGGAGCCTGTTTGCAGCTAATAATTAACGCTGATGGCAGCCAGCGAgatgtaaatgattacgttaatcgaccaccacaagtttggcaagcaaacaaacgctcatatatcttttcataacacaatgctgagctaaacatgtttactaaccacaggttactaacatatttgcgttcagcgcgtctttgtttgggtcttgttgtgtgaaattttaaagccaaagtttatgatgaatggcacagcagctgctgctcttTGTTGTCCTCTCGCACGTGTGGCCGCGCGCAGCAGATCTGTagtacgtgttacgtaggcaggttgtAGGTAACGGAGGCAGGGGAacaacagcaagctcatcagacatttcctaaaaataaacattgttcagcTAGCTTAACTAGATTTTGCTGGTCCTTTATATGGTGTTTATGTACTCAAAGTCAAATGTCCTATGTTATTATGATAGAAATGCTTCCCTTCTGCTCCATGTGTGAGCAAGGAGGCGCTTGAGAATTTTTCTGACTTTGGAAGACTGTGACATTACTACAACATAATTGGTGCTGCttatatattaaaattacaTCTGGAATGTATGCAATGATTGTTTGACAATTGTTCtggttttgatttattttcctaACATGATTTTGACCATAAACACCTTGCTGTGCGAGGGAGCCCACAGAGCACCTTGGCCATGGGTACAAAAATGGCTGGGGAAAAATCCAGGAGAAACACTGGTGGTAAAATATTGGTCACATGAACCCTGTATGCTATAACAATTTAACTTAAAAGATATGAGAGCACCACTTACAGCTCTCCAAATTCATTGGTAGCTGGTCAGAGTTCTCAAGGATGTCTTCTTGGCAACAATCTGTaaagagaacaacaacaacatgatgCTCAGATGTTAGTAAAATCACTTCATCACTTGATAGTGACTCTGGATTGCTTACCAGTGTAGGCTGAGGTTTTGATCCAGGTCAGGGTTGGTGTTGGATAGCCGGTTGCATCACAGCGGAGGATTACATTGCTGCCCAGTGGAGAGATGACTCTGGTGGCTGCAGGCTGGACTGAAGGCCTCATACAGCGGGACAGCTCAGCCTGGGTCAGCAGCATTCCTGACTGACCCAGAGACCTGCTGCATATCAGCTGCTGGTCCATGAGAACTACAGGACTCCCCAGCAACATGGACAAGGACGTCACCATGGAGATCTGGCAGTCACACAACCAGGGGTTGTCATGGAGGCCTAGGTCAGGAACAGTTTTACTTCTTTACATCTTTGTCATGTTTAACGTGTCATAAATTGGAGTTGGATATATAGGAGCCTACATaaaagaattaattaattaatcttattttacaAGTACAGTCATGGACACTGGAAGTAGGGGTGCTGCCACACACCCTAAAACCAGGCATGATAAAAACCAtcagttacagtttttctccgTTGCTTACAGTTTTtaacaactgcttacacacaaaatctttacatttcACACGATTTTTGAAACTTCTCATTCAAAGAGCAAAACCTCACCTGAAATCTCCAAAACCAAAAgctatttctcagcctttcactcacttttcaattgcataaaacactttttttcaaaacactagaCACAATCCTCtacctaagacacaaaaatctaacaggaagtgacttgtTTGCTCCTTTTCAaaacacaaccaatcaaaatTCTACACTTATTCACCAGGTCACACAGGCACTCATCACATTTGCAAACACTAACTGCTTGAACATGaaccctggcacctatttccaggaaaaacgcctaaaataacattcccaaaataaatcagtaataactcctcaaccattaggcctagatgcataattctggtgtcctttgaaaggtcagaagctaaggaatataaatcatTGTACATTAacgtatttattttaacattacagactacatggagatgaaatacagaaaaatatgatatttttattCTCGCCTGGAagaaaaaagctatattttaatgcaataaaccatcaaaaccatcataaggtagattataatgcacctgaatatcttctaatacacctggaatacaactgtaactgtaaatttgatgacaAGAAACTGATATGCAACatttattacacaatctttcaaagatttaccaggcgaatgtccatgttttggccatatttactgtttatattcaattcaattttatttatatagcgccaaatcacaacaacagttatctcacagcgcttttcataaaagagcaggtctagaccgtactctatgatgctatttacagaagcccaacagttcccaccaagagcaagcactaggagacagaggcaataGGCAgtagttgagttagtaacatgcattaatgggatgaggttgcatacagagggagagaaagtagaggagagaggagctcagtgcatcatgggaaatcccccggcagtctaggcctatagcagcataactaagggatggttcaggactcacctgagccagccctaactataagttttatcaaagaggaaagtcttaagcatacttttaaatgtggagatggtgtctgcctcctgaacccaaactggaacctggttccacaggagaggagcttgatagctgaacgctctggctcctagtctacttttggagactctaggaaccacaagtaaccctgcattctgggagcgNNNNNNNNNNNNNNNNNNNNNNNNNNNNNNNNNNNNNNNNNNNNNNNNNNNNNNNNNNNNNNNNNNNNNNNNNNNNNNNNNNNNNNNNNNNNNNNNNNNNtagtatagaggtgctgactaagggtaaaacatctttaagcagcctagtcgggatggggtctaagaggcaggttgatggtttagatgaagaaattattgaagttagttggtaaagattgagggaaccaaaacagtctaaacatatatctggttttacagctgtttctaaggttcctgagtttagagataaatcggtgccagttgagggcaggtcatagtgaattttgtttctaatagttagaattttatcattaaagaagctcatgaagtcgtaactactgagagctatgggaatacttggctcaatagagctgtgactctctgtcagcctggctacagtgctgaaaagaaacctggggttgttcctattttcctctattaatgacgagtagtacgctgctctggcattatggagggccttcctataagttttaagactatcttgccaaatgaaacgagaattttccagtttggtggaaccccaaagtttccgcgatatttgctttaatttgtgagtttcagtattataccatggagctaaccgtctttgttttattattttcttttttagaggggctacagagtcgagtgtcattcgcagcgagcctgcagcactatcaacaagatgatcaatgtgggagggactgaaattagcataggagtcctccgttactttgtgactagataatgtatttagagctgatgaaatcgcatccttaaatttagctacagcactatcagacagacatcttgtatagaaatttttgcccaatggcgagtagttcagcaatacagactcaaaagttatcaaacagtggtcggacaaagagggattctgtgggaacactattaaatgttcaatttcaataccatataccagaacaaggtcgagggtgtggttaaaacagtgagtcggttcatgaacgctctgagagaagccaatggaatctaagagagagataaacgcagtactgaagctgtcattctcaacgtccacatgaatattaaaatccactACTacaataactttgtccgttttaaggactaaagttgacaaaaactctgcaaattcagagtatggaccaggtgctcggtacactataacgaaaagaattggttgcagtgatttccaacttgggtgcgaaagaccaagaacaaggctttcaaatgagttatagtttagtttaggtttagagctgattaataggctagagtcgaagatagctgcaactccacctcctcggcctgtgcctcgaggaatgtgagtattaatatgactgggaggggtggattcatttaggctaacatattctccatcacccagccaggtttcagtaagacaaaataaatcataatctgatattagttcatttactagtacacctttagaagagagagatctgatgtctACACTTAATtatcctattagtttgcactattgctcttgtggttttaatttttatgaggtttttatgtacagctcctcttctgtttacctttgatttaaataatttcaatggtcgggggggcagacaccgtcactataggattttcactaagtaactcctgaaatggaggagcagagaagtgtgttagactgcgactctgcgtagtgttttgggtgggtaactgctgaattagaagggcagagaagtgtgttaaactgcgactctgccacCTGGTCTCAACTCATgcttgtcatggatttggtccactaataaacttggccagatttctagaaatgagagctgttccttcccaagtgggaagTTTAATATAagtgtttatatgttcacttttattggaagttatcttcaaaacactatttctctccatacaaacacgttccaaataacataacgcttccaaaacattgaagtATTGATAAAATCAGTCAATATATATGaacaaaagcactcccatgctttacaggcccacagcttgagaacagaacatcctacagggctgttGGTCTCGACAAGACGAATCCGTACATATCCTGGATGTCTGTTTAGCTCCTACAGGTCGCtagcagaggccgataaagatcgcctccgccaaagcaatctcttcttctctacttcaatctgacgACAGAAACGAAACTTAGAGCtaagccgacctcaccaagatggcggcccgccagacgGTCTATGTTGACACAAAGTGCCGCTGTTTTTGGACAGAAAACAGCTACaacagcgaaaatcgattaCGCCCCCTGTAGGGTCTGTCCGTTTCTTAACTGATCACTAACAAATGACAGTAGACctcaaggtcaaaggtcagattacctgttttgaacaatggatgccaacaatggacagagaaCAAGGGGAGAAGGAGGGACAGGCAGGGGACGGCAACGAGGACAAGTTCACAAGttcaaggaggaagagttggaagaggaggagtgtTATGTTtagggggaggaggagcaacaatgtttaaaataaaaccgGGACCGGATGTCAGGGTCAGGTGCAAACCAAAAATGATATTTATTACAATGTTTTCAAACAGGAAAACCAACACAAAACTACTCTCTCAAAAGGAGAAAGCGACAAATCAAATAAGGCGATAACCAACACAGGTTCACTGACTAAAAGAGATACATtactgtttgtggatttcagctcagcattcaacagcatctcccccatgaaactgatcagcaaactcggcactctgggtttaaatataaccctctgcaactggatattggacttcctcacaaacagaccccagtcagtttgGATTGGGGAACACACCTCCTTCACTCTAGTGCTCAGCCCatagaacaacctactgctcaaagTCAGAAAAACCAAGAAGAATGattagcataaagggaactacagacttcatctcattatacatccctgtgttgtaaaatgacaaataaatctaccttgtaccacCAGGGACTCCCTGCTCAGCtgaacataaatatacataaatacattttctaaggCCTAATATTTAGGAAATTGAGTTTAAGGCTTTTTCAAAAAGGACCTTCAGACAACAGTTATATTCCACTTCTTATGTACTTTATGTTGTAAATAGTTGCAAAGACCTGTAATAAATTTAACAATTAattcatattatttattttttagcttAGAGAGAAGAGCCTATCCATCCTCTCGCTGCTCTCCTGtgctcttctctcttctctagGCAGCTGCATGACTTTTTCAGCTTTTTTAGCTGAAGATGCTCATCATCTTCCTCTTGGCTTTGGCTGGTACTGCCTCTCAACACCTCATTATTGAGGACAAACCATGGCCAtgttgcagcagcaggaaaGCCAGCTCtcatctgtcctgcatcctttcagctcttctAGCTCAAGCCAGTCCTATATTGTCTCTTGCTTgatcactctctctttttctcttccttgcttCCTCTCTTCAGTTTCTTTGCAGATTCTGCCATGATATCTATACTGAGAATAccaagctagcttcttccaaagagctcacattgtacattatataaTCTTTGCTTGCTGAAGAATCTGATGTTTGACATGGTGCTGTAAAGCATTATACTGTTGTTGTGAAAGCTTTCCTGCCCAGGATTCTAATGCTACATATAGCAATACTTGGTGCTCCAGGCCTGGAGTGGCAATGAAAGAGACTCCATTCCTATAACAAGTCAATGTACCATGAAAATGATTTTTAACCTgctattttcaaataaaattccAACATTTCGCTATGCTAGCCCAGTACGCCCAGTTACCAGTAAAGGGAGAGGGATTTCTTGGTGTGCTGCTTTGTTAGCTGGTGATTCTGTCAGTCATTGTTGAGCCAGGCTGGAAATAATGGTGGTTCCAATGTTGAATGCAGTCTTCGCTGTGCAGTGTTCCGATGGTGCAGGTCGGAGGAAAATGGTCGCTCCTTTGTTCTCATTACAGAGCTAGCTACCTACAAATATTACTGCAGTGGCTTGTTCGTGAGGACTTTCCCAAGAGAATTGTAAAACACAATGCCATTTGATGGTATTTCTAATGTTCTTCAGAATGTTATTGAAATCCTCTTCTTAAAGGAGTAGTCATTTCCATCTCTGTTTAGAGTGGTGTTGTCAAGTTTTTAAATACTTACAACCTAACATCTCATATACTTATCTTGCGTCTATTTAATAACAACATGTATGTGGTATAATAATGCAAACATTACAGTGAAAcaacaaaggttaaaagaaACAGACTGTAACCTTACCTAAAATGGATAGGTAAACCTATTAACTCTATAAGCAACGTTAACATCATGGATGTGTCTTTATTGCTCCAAAACATACTTTACCCAAAATCCTTCTTTGAATTGGTCCTTCCTGTTGTGCTGGGAGAGGAAACCAAAGGTCCAGCAGCTCTGCAGGTAATATTGTCAACCTGATGAGAGGAGTTGACATGAAACAAGACAAGGAGAAAAGTTCAACATCTATTGAATTTTACAGACAGCTCTGTAGCTCTACATAAGTAGGCTACATGGTTTTGTAGTATCTGGACACACCTGTTGCTGGACAGGTCAAGGAAGGTGATGttggggagaaagagagaagcgTGAGCAGGAAGGCTGGACAGACGATTATTGTGTAGACCCAGAGTCCGGAGGCGGGGCATGTCTCTGAGCCCCTCCCAGGGGAAGGATGTCAGGAGGTTTCCATCCAGACGCAACTCTCGCAGGGCCTTAAGGTTGACAAAGCTGctgggatggatggatgtgatGGAGTTGAAGGTCAGCCACAAGAACCGCAGCTCTGACAGATTGTAGAAGGCTGCCCGGGGCACCCTGGAGATCAAGGTCTTCTCTAGACGCAGTTTGACTGTGTCAGCTGGGACATTAATGGGAACAGCTGCGATTCCGGAATCACTGCACTGCACCAACCTGCTATGTTAAACATAAAGTGGTAAGGGCTGAAGTTTGGACAGATAAACACAAAGACATGTATGTTCTGGGTGTAGTCATTCACTCTAATTGACCATGTTCTAGCATTATATTCTGAAAAGATGACACTCACTACTCATACTATCAGTGTGAGTACTCCAGCTCCATTCTGTTTGTCTGATGAAACAGTAGTGTAATGGAAGTGGAATGTGTCACAGAAATTAATAGTCAGGGGCAGAGCTAGCAGTGTGGCATTGGAATGCCTTGCCACCCCAGTTTTGGACAACCtgattgaaaaatatatttaaaaagttgtgGTTGGTCAGAATTTTAAAGAACAAAACTCTAATGTCCAAGTGCAATTGTCTGCAGCAAGAAATGACACTCCTGTAGACTCCTTtgttctccccctccccctcccccaacAGGAGGATGCAGGATTGACCGGTCAAACAGCCTTGCCACAATGTGGTGCCAGGAGCTGCGAGAGGACACTATTTTTTTT includes:
- the lrit3b gene encoding leucine-rich repeat, immunoglobulin-like domain and transmembrane domain-containing protein 3b, with amino-acid sequence MAAVRGRNRLVQCSDSGIAAVPINVPADTVKLRLEKTLISRVPRAAFYNLSELRFLWLTFNSITSIHPSSFVNLKALRELRLDGNLLTSFPWEGLRDMPRLRTLGLHNNRLSSLPAHASLFLPNITFLDLSSNRLTILPAELLDLWFPLPAQQEGPIQRRILGLHDNPWLCDCQISMVTSLSMLLGSPVVLMDQQLICSRSLGQSGMLLTQAELSRCMRPSVQPAATRVISPLGSNVILRCDATGYPTPTLTWIKTSAYTDCCQEDILENSDQLPMNLESFMQESPRVGVRWSIISMNGLSYKDAGEYRCQARNMAGISEAPIKLKVVGVTRISRLPKKSQKTPPKSSSKYRKPNQSTATTAPSVKENQIPQNITPPSINKTQPAPNLVSKVYPVDKRRKMNLRYAKKKTPTSIKSTPQSPEN